The DNA window CATGAGCTCGGCGCTGAGCCTGAAGTTGCGCCAGTCACCCAGCGGCAGGGCCGCGCCAACGGCGCCAGCCTCGGCGACCGGCAGCACCCGCGGGAGAGCCGCGCCGTCTACCGACATGCGCACCTGCAGTCCCGCACCCGGAGCGCGGGGCAGCACGGGTGGGGTGGCGCTCACCTGTCCCCCCTCTGCGGCGGAGGCGACGGGGTTGGCGTCAGTGAGGACCGCCCCGGACTGCATGAGCCGCAGCGCCCGCTGCAGCAGCGGGGCCAGGGGCGGCTTCGCCACGTCCAGTCCGGTCAGGCCCAGCGCGATCTGCACGCTCGTGCGCCCGCCGGCGGCCCTGGCCAGCGTAAGGGCCCCCACGACACGCGCGCGTCCGTCCGGCCCGGTGCCCTGCAACAAGGGCAGGAAGCGCCGCGTGCGCTTCGCGCCGGGGAACAGGCCGGTGCTGTCCCACGTGGGGGCATTGCTGATCTCATGGGCCGTCAGCGCCCCGGACGGGAAGCTCAGGCCCTCCGTCAGTGGATGGCTGCCCACCGGGCGCAGCTTCGTGAGAGCGAGCAGAGGCCCACCCGTGAACGGCTGGGGCCACGTGGCCGTCGGCACGGGGGCAATGGCCTCGCCCAGGAGTTGCTCGACCAGCGTCCGCCCCGGCAGCGGCACGCCGGCGGCGAGGGCTGCTTCGGAGGAGACGTTGGCCTGAGCGAAGCGCAGGTTCCTGATCTCGAAGCGGTGCTCTCCGGGTGGCACGAGGCCCTTGAAGAGGCCGAAGTAGAGCCTCTGCAGGCGCTCGGGATGCAGGAAGTCCCCGGCCTGCCCGCGCGCGGGGGTGGCGTACGAGCAGAAGCTCGCCAGGTGTATGCGCACTTCGCGCCATTCCGGCGTGAGCGAGACGATCTGCTTCCAGCGCGAGCCGTCGCCTTCCTGGCCTTCCAGGCACAGCAGGCTCGTGTCGCGGTCGCCGCGGGCCTCGAAAACCAGGCCGGCGGCCTGCGGCGTCAGGGTTGGCGGCTTGAAGCCGGCGTACTGGAAGGCGTTCTCGGGGCGCGTCCGGAAGACGAACGGCTGCGCGGTGGTGCCGGTGCCAGCCACTGACAGGGCCTCGGAGCCGTCGTGGTGCCCCAGGTCCCAGTCCACACGCCCCTGCACGTTGCCAGCCACCGCGTCGAAGTCGTCCAGCAGGGCGTAGCCCGCCCCCGCCGGGAACAGCAGCCGCCCGAAGACATCGCCCTCCGTCAGCACGAGCCCCCCGCCGCCCTGCACGAACTTGCCGAGCGCGCCGGACGCTGCCGCCGGGAAGACGTGGTACGGGATGACGAGGCACTGCAGCCGCGTCGGATCGAGGCGGGCGGCGTTGCTGAGGTCGGCCGTGGTCAGCGGCTCGACCTGGCAGCCGCAGCCCTCGATGAGCGCCGCCAGGGCGTCGGTGGGCGTGCTGCCGTGTCTGGCCAGTGCGGGATCGCTCCACAGCCCCACCGTCGGCGCCGGCGCGGCGAGGGCCAGTGCGGGCAGCAGTAGCAGTGCAGGGATGAGCAGGGCCGGTCGGACGGGCATTGTTGCCTCCTCGCTTTCGTACCTCCTGAGTTCCCCCCGGCGGCGCCATGGGCCTCCCGCGCCGGGAGGAGAACCGCGTTCTGGCGGCCAACTGCCCTGCCACACTTGCCGCACAGGAGCCAGTACCGTGACTGTCCGCGCCGCCGTCATCCCCGCCCCCGGTTCTCCCGTTGAGGTCCGCAGCTTCCCTGAGCCCGTGCTGGAGCCCGGAGCGGCCCTGCTGCGGACACGCTACTCGGAGGTCTGCGGCACCGACGTGCACCTGCAGCACGGGCGGCTGGCCGGTGTCCCCTATCCCCTGATCCCCGGCCACATCAATGTCGGCACGCTGGAGCGGCTCAACGGGTCGGTCTGCGATGCCTTTAGCGCGGAGCTGGCCGAGGGTGACCTGGTCACCTTCCTCGATGTCCACGAGACCTGCCACAACTGCTGGTACTGCCTAGTGGCCAAGGCCAGCACGCGCTGCCCGCAGCGCAAGGTGTACGGCATCACCTACGGGGCCGAGGAGGGGCTGCTGGGCGGCTGGAGCGAACTCATCCTGCTCAAGCCGGGGGTCAAGATCATGCGGCTGCCGGAGGGCCTGCCGGCGGAGCTGGCCATCGCGGGCGGCTGCGCCCTGCCGACGGCGTTCCATGCTGTCGAGCGTGGGCAAGTCGGGCTCGGCGACCATGTGCTGGTGCAGGGCACCGGGCCGGTGGGGCTGATGGCTGGCGCGCTGGCGCGGCTCTCGGGTGCGCAGCAGGTCATCGCCATCGGCGCCCCGGACCTGCGGCTGGACATGGCCCGGCGCCTGGGAGCGGACCACGTGCTCAATCTGCAGACCACGACGCCGGCGGAGCGGCGCGAGGCCGTGCTGGCGCTGACTGGCGGCCGCGGGGCCGATGTGACCATCGAAGCCTCCGGCAATCCCCAGGCCGTCCCCGAGGGCATGAGGCTGACCCGTGATGCCGGGGTGTACGTCGTCGTCGGCCAGTACACCGACGCCGGCCCCGTGGAGTTCAACCCGCACCTGGACCTGAACCGCAAGCACCTCGACGTGCGGGCGACGTGGGGCATTGACTTCTCACACCTGTACAAGGCCCTCCACAGCATGGCGCGCTTCCGCGACGACTTGCCGTGGGGTGCGGTCATCAGCGCGTACTACGGCCTGGAGGACGCCAACGAGGCCCTGCGAGCCGTGGCGGCCGGTGAGGTCGTCAAGGCCGTCATGTGCCCGAACGGGCGGCCACAGTGACGCGGGGCGATCATCTGGGAGCGGCGGAACCGGAACGTCAGTGCGTAGCGGGGGCGTTCGGCCCGACCGACGCGACGCCACAGCATGGGAATTGAGAGCCCCGGCCGTTCCTGTTTGCGTTGCCGCTGCATCTATGGCATTGGGACAAGGTGCAGATGGCACTCACACACACAGACATATGCAGCCTCGCCCAGCGTGCCCGCGGCGGTGACACGCAAGCCTTCGATGCTCTGGCGCGGCACACGCGCCCCCTGCTCGTGCGGCTGGGGGGCCAGTGGCTGCGCGAACCCCACCTGGCCGAGGAACTGGCGCAAGAAACGCTGCTGCGAGCCTACCAGCGGCTCGGATCCCTACGCGAGCCGGCGGCGTTTGTGGGATGGCTGACGGCCATCGCGCGTAACTGGGCGCTCCAGCGGCTGCGGTCGGCGAGTGCCACCGAAGAGGTCCCCCTGTCGCCTGACGAGCCCTGCCCGATCCCCGACCCCGGCGGCGACATCGCCCTGCACACAGACTTGCTGACTGCTCTGTCACGCCTGCCCGAACAACAACGCGCCGTCGCCCGGCTGTGTCTCTTGGAGCAGCGGTCGGTGGCGGAAGTCGCCGCCATGCTGGGCGCACCGCCTGAGGTCGTCAAGGGGCGGCTACAGCGGGCTCGCGCCACACTACGGAAGGAGTTGCGTCATCTCATGCCGACTTCCAGCAAAGAGCGTCCCCCCCTGGTTCTGGTCGTGGACGACGAGACGCACATCGCACGCCTCATCCAGGTGAGCCTGGAGACCATCGGCTACCGTGTGAGCGTGGCTCACGATGGCGAGGCCGCGCTGGCGCTCGCCCAACGGCAGACGCCGGCACTGGTTATCCTCGACCTGCTCATGCCCCGGATGGACGGCTGGACGGTGCTGCGGCATCTGCGCTCGGAGCGCAAGACGCTGCTCACGCCGGTCCTCGTGGTCAGCGCCCTGCCGCCGGACGAGCCGCGCAACGCCCTCTGCCACGAGCTGGCCGATGCGTACTGGCAGAAGCCGTTCAGCCCGCTCGTGCTGCAGGCCTGGGTGGACCGGCGCCTGGGGCGCATCGCTCCGAAGGCCGCACGGCAGTTGGCCCAGTGGCGTCAGCTCCGCTTCGGCGGGGCCGCCACACCGGCGGAGGTCGTGCCGCACCTGGCTGCCGATGAGTACGCACTGGTGCGCGTGGAGGCGCGTGTCCTCCTGGCGGAGATGGGGAGTGAGGCCACTCCGGCGCTAGCGGCGGCGCTGCATCACGCCGATGAGGGCGTCTGGTCTGCGTCCGCCCTCATCCTGGCCCAGAGGGACGAGCCCGCGGCAGTCGAGGCGCTGACGCCATTGCTGCAGCATGACGACCAGCAGCGCCGCTGGGAGGCCCTGGCGGCCATCGGGCAGATGCGGAACGAGGCGGCGTTGCTGGCACTGGCAGACGAGGCGCGGCCGGTCTTCGAGCAAGTAGTGGCCGCGCTGGACGATCCCACGGAGTCCATCCGGGCCACGGCCCAGGCTGTGCTTCGGAGGGTCAAGACGCCGGAGGCAGCGGTACTGCTGCGCGACCACAGCGGCGGGAGACAACTGCGCGTCCGGAAGATGGACGAGGAGGGGTCGGTCAGCGTGACGAGAGTCAGCTCTGCTCCGCGCGGTGCACAGGACCCAGGCCGTCATGCGCCGTAGAGGAGTTGCACGGTCTCTTGCGCCTGTGGGTAGCACGTCATCCGGTCGCGTGGGCTATGTGACCTGCGCGATCACCCGTCGCAGGTCGGCCTCGATGCGGTCGAAGTGTGCGGCCTCGAAGAGGCTGCCGTAGTCGGCCAGCACGAAGGTCTCTACGCCGGCCTCCGCGGCCACGGGGAGGGCGTCGAGGATGCGGTCGCGGGGGCTCGGGCTGGCGGCGATCCACAGGAGGTGCCGCTTGCCATAGCGCTCGACGACCTTGCCGCCCTCCATCTGCAGCTCCCGCACGGCCTGGTGCATCGGCACGTCGTTGTGCTGCCAGGGGACGAAAAGCGACAGCACATCGCACGCCGAACAGGCCGCCAGGGCCGGCCAGTTACCCGTGCCGCCGGGGACCTGCGTGCCGGGCATCACCGGGGCCGGCATGATGAGCGATTGCAGCCGCTGGTCTACCGACTGCACCGCCGCCGCCGCCGCGAGCAGGAACATCACCAGGGAGCGCTCGCGGAAGTCCGCGACCTTCTCGTTGAAGTCCCGCGGCATGTCGAAGCCGAACGAGGCCTGGAAGAGGCGCTGGCAGTACTCACAGCGGCAGGCCCAGTTGCTGCGGGAATGGTGGAACGAGGGCTCATCCCACAGGAAGCCCTCCACCTCCAGCATCCACGCGAGCGTGCGCATGTTGGAGGAGAACCATTCGAGGAAGTACGGGTCGTTCGGGCAGGCTTTGGGGACGCGGCGACCACGGCTGTCTACTTGCAGGGACTGGGGATGGGTCTCGACGTAGAGGCTCGGGACCGCGGGATCGGGATCGAGGACCTTGCCGAAGCCCCAGGGGACGGCGAAGCTCGCCATCCCGCGGGAGCGAGCCCGGCGGACGAAGGTCGCGATCTCCTCGGCCCGCCAGTGCACGTCGTCCTCATAGCACCCGATGAACAGGGGGCCGAAGCCGAAGTCGGCCAGCCGGACCGGGTCTACCCGGGCCAGCTCCTGCGTGCCGCCTGCCAGACAGATACCCACTCGCATGGCGTCTGTCTCCGCGAAGTCAGAGGTCTAGACCGCGACTGTCGAGCCAGCCCCGCCGCCATTCGCCGGCTGCCCGCTACTCACGCGCCGTCCTTCCGCGCCACTGCGACCAGCGATGTGCCGACCGGCAGCCCCACGAACCGCAGCAGCCAGTTCTCCAGCTGGAGGGTACCGATCAGGAGATTGTTCAGCCAGGGCGACAGCACCCGCAGGTCGGTGCGGGGTTCGTCCGGGAGCTTCGGGCGCAGACGCTGCGCCAGCCGGAAAGCCAGAATGGGGCCAAAGGCCGCCACGACTACGGGCGACAGTTTCACCACTCGTGCACCGGTCTCCTGCAGCTTGCGGCGCAACTCCCGCGCGGAGTAGCGACGGCGGTGGGCCAGCGCCTCGTCGTGCTCGCTCCACAGGAAGCGATGGGCCGGCACAGTGACGATGAGACAGCCCCCCGGCCGCAGCACGCGCATCATCTCGGCCAGTCCCGCCTGATCGTCCGGCAGGTGTTCCAGGACGTCGCAACTGATGACCGCGGCGAAGGTGTTCTCGGCATACGGCAGGGCCGCGACATCGCCGGCGGCGACGCGGTCGAAGCCGCGCTCGCGACAGTATGCCAGGGCGTGGGGCGAGCAGTCGCAGCCGCACAGGTTGGCTGCGCCCTTCAGCTCCTTCATCGTGCCCCCGGTGCCGCAGCCGGCATCCAGCACGAGGGCTTCCGGGTCATTCACGTACCGCTGGATGAGCTGCCGCACCAGCTTGCGGCGCCCGACGAACCACCAGTAGGTTTCCTCGAGGTTGTACAGCTCCTGGAAGTCGCGCTTTCTCATGCGTGGGTGTCGTGTCCCCGGGCTGCAGTGAACATCGAACTTATGTTTGACATGGACCTCGAACAGATGTTACAATGCGTCGTGAGCTCTAGCGGCCCCATGGAGGGTGCCACGCCAGGAGGAAGCCCATGCCCAGCGACGACCTCAGTCCGCGCCGCCAGCAAATCCTCGACTGCATTGTCAGCACCACGCGCGACCGGGGCTACCCGCCGACCGTGCGCGAGATCGGGCAGGCCGTGGGGCTGACTTCCAGCTCCTCGGTGCACTTCCACCTGCGGGCGCTGGAGAAGACCGGCTATCTCGAGCGCGACGGTTCGCTCACCCGCGCGCTGCGCCCCCGGCCCTTCCGCCACGCCCAACCCTCACGCTACGTCCCGCTGGTGGGCAAGGTCGCAGCCGGCGAGCCGATCCTGGCGCAGCAGAACATCGAGGAGGCCATGCCGCTCCCCGAGGGGCTCTTTCCCGATGGCGACCTGTTTCTCCTCCGCGTGCGCGGCGATAGCATGATCAACGCCGGGATCATGGACGGCGACCTGGTCGTAGTGAAGCGCCAGCAGAGCGCCGACAACGGCGACATCATCGTAGCGCTGCTGGACGAGGAGGCCACGGTGAAGCGGTTCTTCCAACACAGCCATGCCGTGGAGCTGCGGCCGGAGAATGAGGCGCTGGAGCCGATCATCACCCGCGAGGCGCAGATCCTGGGGCGCGTCTGCGGTGTCATCAGGTCGTATCAGTAGGGCGACGCTGCAGCGCGATCACCGTGATGTCATCCTGGCCGGGCTCGGCGGCAAACTTGCCGGCGGCCGCTCGTACCGCCTGGGCCACTTCCTGTGCCCGCTCCTCCTGGCGCTGTTGCACCAGCTTCCCCACCCGCTCTTCGCCGAAGAACTCCCGCTTGCGGCTCCGCGCCTCGGAGATCCCGTCTGAGAAGCATACGAGCATGTCGCCCGGCGCCAATTGGATCTGGCGCTCCTGGTACTTCGCCTCGCGCCAGGCAGCGACGACGGTGCCGCCGGTGCTCAGCGGAACAACCGGGGCCTCCGGGTCGGCGGGGACGACGAGGGGCGGCACATAGCCGCAGTTGGCGAACGTGAGCATGCCATCCGACAGGCGCAGGACCCCGATGAAGAGGGCGGCATAGCTCTCGGGTTGCAGGGCCTCATAGGTGGTCTCATTGACATGGGCGGCGGCCGCTGCGGGCGAGAGGCTCTCTCGGAGCGCCGCCTGCAGGTGAGAGTGCACCAGCGACAGGTGCACGAGCCCGTAGACGCTCTTGCCGGACATGTCGGCCAGCACGATCAGGAGGTGGTCCGGGTCGAGCAGCCGCAGGTCGTAGAAGTCGCCACCCACCTGCCGCGCCGGCTCGAACACCAGCCCCACATCGTAGCCGGCCAGTTGCGGCACCCGCTCAGGCAACATGCGCGACTGCAGCACCCGCGCGACGCGCATCTCCTGCCGCAGTTCCAGCACCCCGGCATACTCGACGTCCCAGGCGCGCATCAGGTAGCCGGCGATCAGGCCGATGAGCAGCAGCCAGACGCCCTGCGCCGCCGCGGCCTGGAACCAACCGGCAGCAGGGGCCGGCTCGTGGAACAGCGCGTACGGCATCACCGTCGCGATGACCGTGGCAGCCAGGGCCACCAGTACGGCGCCCAGGCGCCGGAACCAGACAGCGGCCGGGATGATGATGAGGTAGAGCAGATCGAAGGCGTCATAGCCGGCCTGGCGGAAGACGGCGATGGCGGTCCCGATCATGGCCAGGTCCACCAGCAGCGCCAGGGGGCGCATGCGCCACAGCACGATCCCCCGCAGGTACAGCAGCAGGAGCAGGAGGTTGAACAGGGCCGCGACCAGAACGACCCCGTCGAGGAGTTGGAGTGCGTACCGCCACAGCTCGTCAGGGTCGCCGTCCACGGGGCGCGGATAGCCGTGGGCGCGCAGGATGTAATAGGCGATGATGAAGGCAGTTCGAATGAGGGCGACGATGATGTCCGAGTCCTCGCGGACCGAACGCTGGCGAGCCTCAGCCGCACCTGGCGGCGTCATGCGCAATGTGCACTCACCTCCCCTCTTGTGCTAAGATATACACGAGGCACCGGCGCGAAGTTCCCACGCGCGCCGCGACGGAGCGGAGCCCTGAGAGTCCGCTCAAGATCGTTTTCGACATGCCGCTCAGTCGAACCTGCCGGGAAGCTACCCGAGGGGTGCAGACGATGCCGACGGCCAGCCCCCCCGACCCGGAACTCATCGCGCGGCGCCGCCTGGAGATGGTCGAGCACCAGATCCGGGGGCGCGGCGTCCATGACGAGCGTGTGCTGCTCGCCATGTCCATGCTGCCGCGCCATGAGTTCGTCCCGCCCGGCCTGCGCGACGAAGCCTACGCCGACATGGCCTTGCCGATCGGCCAGGGACAGACCATCTCCCAGCCCTACATGGTGGGGCTGATGCTCAGCTTGCTGCAGCTTGAGCCGGAGCACACGGCGCTGGAGATCGGGGCCGGATCGGGCTATGTCGCGGCCCTGCTGGGGATGCTGTGCAGGGCCGTCCATGCCGTCGAGCTGGTCCCAGAGCTGGCCGAGCGGGCGCGGCGGGCCATTCAGAAAGTCGGCCTGACCAACGTCCACATCGTTGCCGGTGACGGGACCCTGGGCTACCCCGAGGCGGCGCCGTTCGACCGCATCCTCGTCTCCGCGGCGGCGCCGGCCCTGCCGCAGCCGCTGGTGGAGCAGCTCGCGGAGGGCGGGCGCCTCGTCGCGCCGGTCGGCGGCCGGTCGGTGCAGACCTGCGAGATACACACCAGGCAGGGCGGCAGGCTGCACCTGGAGCGCAGCATAGACTGCGTGTTTGTGCCCCTCCTGGGCGAACACGGGTGGAAGGACCGCTAGATGAGGATCGGCTTCCGAACCGCAGGCTTCCGTGAATGGCCGGTGCAACAGGCGCTGGAGGAGTTGGCCCGGATGGGCTACGATGCCGTGGAGCTGTGCCTGGAGCATCCCGACATGCGCCCCGAGCGCCTGACCGAGGCTGAGGCGTCTGCCCTGGCCGTGGCGACGCGCGACCTGGGCCTGGAGATCGCGAGCATCAGCTACCACGGCGACAACGACGAGCCCGAGCAGCGCCTGACGAACCAGCAGCGGAGCATCGCCCTCACGGCGGCGATGGGGAGCGATCTGCTCATCCTCAACACGCCCCGCCAGGTCGCTGGGAGCGAGGCGGAGCAGTGGGAGGCCCTGGTCTCGTGGGTCGAGACCGGGCTGCTCCCTGAGGCCGAGAAGCACGGCGTGCGGCTGGCCTTCGAGCCCGAGCCCGGCCTGGTGCTCCATGGCCGGCGCGAGATGCTGCAGCTCCTCTCACATCTCCCCCACTCCCTGCTGGGCGTGAACCTCGACCTGGGCCACGCGTGGCTCACCGACGAGAGCGTGCCTGACACCGTAAGGCAACTTGCACCCTGGCTGTGGCATGTGCACTTCGAGGACTTCCCGCGCGGGGAGCACCGCCACCTGCCACCCGGCGAGGGCGACATGCCGCTGGCCGAGATCCACGCGGCCCTGCAGGAGGTCGGCTACGCCGGCCCGTACACGATTGACCTGTTCAACATTGCGGACGACCCGGCGCGACACGCGGCGGCGAGTCTCGCGGCGATCCGGTTACTGCTCGCGTAGTGCGGGCTTCCAGCCCGCCTGCTCCCGGAGGAGGCCCTGGCATGGCGATTCCGTACGACTGCCACACCCACACCACGTTCTCGGACGGCCGCAATTCCGTCGAGGAGAACGTGCGCCAGGCGGAGGCCATGGGCCTGGAGTTGGTCGTCATCAGCGACCATCTGTGGCCGGACACCGATGACCTCAGCACCCACGTCCAGCGCATTGTGGCGGCCGATGCCGAGAGCCCTATCCATGTCGTACCGGGCCTGGAGGTCACGGTCCAGGACTCCATGGGGACAGTGCCCCTCACCGACCGCGACGCCAGCCTCGTGCGGTTCGTGCTGGCGGACATCGGCGGCTGTACCCGCGGCGTAGCCATTGATCCGCCGGCCGATGTGGACCGTTACCTGTCGAACATCTTCCGCACCACCCTCGCCATGGTCGAGAACCCGCTGGTGCACGCCCTGGCCCACCCCTTCAACCTGGGGCGCTTCCCGGCCACGGTGACCCCGGCGCAGCTCCCGCGCAGCGGCCTGCGCGAGGTCGGCGCGGCCCTGTTCGAGGCGGACAAGGCCTTCGAGATCATGAACCAGATGAGCTGGTGGTACCCGGACATGTCCGAGCGCCAGTTCACGCTGGAGTATGCAGAGTTACTGGCCGTGATGGCCGAACAGAACGCCAAGTTCGTCCTGGGCAGCGATGCGCACTCGTGTGGAGCGGTGGGGGCGCAGGGCTGGTGCCGCCGGGTGATGGAGCTGGCGGGCATCGAGAAGTCGCAAGTCGTTGATCTGCCGCGCAAGTTCTCAGACCGACATCCGCCGGTGAGATAGGCCCATGCGGAGCAGCAACCGCCGCTACCTCATACACCGTCTGTTGGTCGTCACGGGCTCCCTGGGGCGGCTGCTGGGCCTGTTCGGTCTGGTCCTGATCGTGCCCGGGGTGGTCGGTCTGCTCTATGGCGAGGTTCGCGTGGGCCTGGCGTTCGTCGTGTGCGGCGCAGTGACGGCGCTGGGCGGCGGGGTGCTGCGGCGGAAGCTCCCCCGGGGGCGGCTGGGCACGCGCGAGGCCATTCTGCTATGCACCGGCGCCTGGGCGGTCTGCTCCCTGCTGGCGGCGATCCCGCTGCACCTGACGTCACCACTGCGCGGCCTGGACGCGATCTTCGAGTGCGTCAGCGGCCTGACGACGACGGGGCTGACCGTGCTGCAGGGCCTGGACAACCAGCCGCACGCGATCATCTTCTGGCGGTCGCTGAGCCAACTGCTCGGGGGCCTCGGCATCCTGTCGTTCTTCCTGCTGGTCAGCTACCCGGGCAGCGCGGCACATCGGCTACTGCAGACCGAATCCACGATGGTGCATGTGCCGCGGCCCACGCCCAGCCTGCAGCGGACCGTGGCCATCACCTGGATGATCTATGGGGTGCTGCTGGTCGCCAACCTCGTGGTTCTCCTCATCCTGGGCGTCGGGGGATTCCAGGCGATCAACTACGCCTTCACCACCACCTCGACCGGCGGCTTTGCCCCTCACGACCTGGGGGTGGGCCAATTCGCCGCTGCGGGGCACCCGAACGCCTACGCCATCGAGCTGGCGACCATCGTCTTCATGCTGCTGGGCGGGATCAACTACCTGCTGCACTACCGGGCCCTGACCGGACGCGTCAGTGTGCTGTTGACGGCGACCGAGCCGCGGCGCTACTGGCTGCTACTGCTGGGCGCCCTGGCGCTGGTGACGGTCGAGGCCCTGGCTCTGCCGCAGAACTGGGAGGCGCTGGCCCAGGCCGGCCCGACCGGAACCATGGGAGGGAGCATTGGCTTCACGTGCTTCCGCATCGCCAGCTTCCAGACCGCCTCGCTCGTGAGCAGCGCCGGCCACGTGACGGTGCCGCTGCACTACAGCTTCTTCGGCCCGGCAGCGCGGCAGGTGTTCATGGGCCTGCTGATGCTGGGCGGCTGCGCGGGCTCGACGGCCGGCGGGCTCAAGATCGTGCGCGCGGCCGTTCTGGGCAAGAGCCTGATCCAGGAGACGCGCAAGCTCTCTCACCCCGAGGGCAGCGTCCTGCCCGTCGTGCTCGATCGGCGGGTCATCGAGGCCCGCGTGGTGCAGTCCATGGCGGCGATGGCCTTCGCGTGGATCGTGTTCACCGGGGTGGGTGGAGTGCTCATGGCGCTGGACTCGTCGCATGGCGGCTTCGAGTGCCTGTCGCTCTCCGTCTCGGCGCTGAGCAACACCGGTCCCAGCCTCATGCCGATGCAGCAGACGGCCCTGCTGCCGCCGCTGTCCAAGGTGGTGCTCATGGTCTGGATGATCGCGGGCCGGCTGGAGATCCTGCCTGTCCTGGCGCTCTTCAGCGCCAGGACGTGGCATCAGTAGGTATTGGGGTTTGGGGATTGGGTTCTGGGGTTTGGGGACGGAGGCCTTTCCTCTACGCCGGCTACTATCCCGCACCGGGAGACAACCCATGTATGTAGTCATCGGTGGTACCGGTTCGACCGGCGGCAGGCTGGCGGGGGTGCTGGCTGACCGCCACGATGTCGTGGCGATCGAGACCGACCAGCACCGCTGCGAACAGCTCTATGCCGAACTGGGCATTCTGGTCATCAACGGGTCGGCTACCGACATTCGTGTGTTGGAGGAGGCCGGCATCGAGCGCGCCGACGTCGCCTGCGGCTTGATGGGCGACGACGCCGACAACCTGGCCTTCCTGCTG is part of the bacterium genome and encodes:
- a CDS encoding zinc-binding dehydrogenase, with protein sequence MTVRAAVIPAPGSPVEVRSFPEPVLEPGAALLRTRYSEVCGTDVHLQHGRLAGVPYPLIPGHINVGTLERLNGSVCDAFSAELAEGDLVTFLDVHETCHNCWYCLVAKASTRCPQRKVYGITYGAEEGLLGGWSELILLKPGVKIMRLPEGLPAELAIAGGCALPTAFHAVERGQVGLGDHVLVQGTGPVGLMAGALARLSGAQQVIAIGAPDLRLDMARRLGADHVLNLQTTTPAERREAVLALTGGRGADVTIEASGNPQAVPEGMRLTRDAGVYVVVGQYTDAGPVEFNPHLDLNRKHLDVRATWGIDFSHLYKALHSMARFRDDLPWGAVISAYYGLEDANEALRAVAAGEVVKAVMCPNGRPQ
- a CDS encoding sigma-70 family RNA polymerase sigma factor translates to MALTHTDICSLAQRARGGDTQAFDALARHTRPLLVRLGGQWLREPHLAEELAQETLLRAYQRLGSLREPAAFVGWLTAIARNWALQRLRSASATEEVPLSPDEPCPIPDPGGDIALHTDLLTALSRLPEQQRAVARLCLLEQRSVAEVAAMLGAPPEVVKGRLQRARATLRKELRHLMPTSSKERPPLVLVVDDETHIARLIQVSLETIGYRVSVAHDGEAALALAQRQTPALVILDLLMPRMDGWTVLRHLRSERKTLLTPVLVVSALPPDEPRNALCHELADAYWQKPFSPLVLQAWVDRRLGRIAPKAARQLAQWRQLRFGGAATPAEVVPHLAADEYALVRVEARVLLAEMGSEATPALAAALHHADEGVWSASALILAQRDEPAAVEALTPLLQHDDQQRRWEALAAIGQMRNEAALLALADEARPVFEQVVAALDDPTESIRATAQAVLRRVKTPEAAVLLRDHSGGRQLRVRKMDEEGSVSVTRVSSAPRGAQDPGRHAP
- a CDS encoding methyltransferase domain-containing protein; translation: MRKRDFQELYNLEETYWWFVGRRKLVRQLIQRYVNDPEALVLDAGCGTGGTMKELKGAANLCGCDCSPHALAYCRERGFDRVAAGDVAALPYAENTFAAVISCDVLEHLPDDQAGLAEMMRVLRPGGCLIVTVPAHRFLWSEHDEALAHRRRYSARELRRKLQETGARVVKLSPVVVAAFGPILAFRLAQRLRPKLPDEPRTDLRVLSPWLNNLLIGTLQLENWLLRFVGLPVGTSLVAVARKDGA
- the lexA gene encoding transcriptional repressor LexA; the encoded protein is MPSDDLSPRRQQILDCIVSTTRDRGYPPTVREIGQAVGLTSSSSVHFHLRALEKTGYLERDGSLTRALRPRPFRHAQPSRYVPLVGKVAAGEPILAQQNIEEAMPLPEGLFPDGDLFLLRVRGDSMINAGIMDGDLVVVKRQQSADNGDIIVALLDEEATVKRFFQHSHAVELRPENEALEPIITREAQILGRVCGVIRSYQ
- a CDS encoding PP2C family protein-serine/threonine phosphatase; protein product: MTPPGAAEARQRSVREDSDIIVALIRTAFIIAYYILRAHGYPRPVDGDPDELWRYALQLLDGVVLVAALFNLLLLLLYLRGIVLWRMRPLALLVDLAMIGTAIAVFRQAGYDAFDLLYLIIIPAAVWFRRLGAVLVALAATVIATVMPYALFHEPAPAAGWFQAAAAQGVWLLLIGLIAGYLMRAWDVEYAGVLELRQEMRVARVLQSRMLPERVPQLAGYDVGLVFEPARQVGGDFYDLRLLDPDHLLIVLADMSGKSVYGLVHLSLVHSHLQAALRESLSPAAAAAHVNETTYEALQPESYAALFIGVLRLSDGMLTFANCGYVPPLVVPADPEAPVVPLSTGGTVVAAWREAKYQERQIQLAPGDMLVCFSDGISEARSRKREFFGEERVGKLVQQRQEERAQEVAQAVRAAAGKFAAEPGQDDITVIALQRRPTDTT
- a CDS encoding protein-L-isoaspartate(D-aspartate) O-methyltransferase; its protein translation is MPTASPPDPELIARRRLEMVEHQIRGRGVHDERVLLAMSMLPRHEFVPPGLRDEAYADMALPIGQGQTISQPYMVGLMLSLLQLEPEHTALEIGAGSGYVAALLGMLCRAVHAVELVPELAERARRAIQKVGLTNVHIVAGDGTLGYPEAAPFDRILVSAAAPALPQPLVEQLAEGGRLVAPVGGRSVQTCEIHTRQGGRLHLERSIDCVFVPLLGEHGWKDR
- a CDS encoding sugar phosphate isomerase/epimerase produces the protein MRIGFRTAGFREWPVQQALEELARMGYDAVELCLEHPDMRPERLTEAEASALAVATRDLGLEIASISYHGDNDEPEQRLTNQQRSIALTAAMGSDLLILNTPRQVAGSEAEQWEALVSWVETGLLPEAEKHGVRLAFEPEPGLVLHGRREMLQLLSHLPHSLLGVNLDLGHAWLTDESVPDTVRQLAPWLWHVHFEDFPRGEHRHLPPGEGDMPLAEIHAALQEVGYAGPYTIDLFNIADDPARHAAASLAAIRLLLA
- a CDS encoding PHP domain-containing protein, producing MAIPYDCHTHTTFSDGRNSVEENVRQAEAMGLELVVISDHLWPDTDDLSTHVQRIVAADAESPIHVVPGLEVTVQDSMGTVPLTDRDASLVRFVLADIGGCTRGVAIDPPADVDRYLSNIFRTTLAMVENPLVHALAHPFNLGRFPATVTPAQLPRSGLREVGAALFEADKAFEIMNQMSWWYPDMSERQFTLEYAELLAVMAEQNAKFVLGSDAHSCGAVGAQGWCRRVMELAGIEKSQVVDLPRKFSDRHPPVR